A window of Tautonia plasticadhaerens contains these coding sequences:
- a CDS encoding peroxiredoxin family protein — MTHRRLAALLILLLCPTTGGAQHATGDASDPIGAIDAEFAEKFRGLERERLSRLAELAGTSEGPQAVRAYETYFRSALGAGLYQEAEPVAQQLLSDGAPSPVVRYLAEVANVMAEADRGDFEQSFQSIITAAQAGRDANDDEAALARQALPASARLSLLDTYYQRLVQAGQYEIARKAFDTIKRNAHEGGEPSVVEYLDHRIRQLDMIGRPAPSFEGHDVDGRLVRLGDYAGKPVLLVFWATWHRPNVEQVAWMKEAIGPYRDKGLQIIGVNLDSMSEANRPIAEVAPEVRRYVLEYNIPWPNIINTRGDGDISDAYGVTEIPANVLIGRDGLISALDLSQSTFAREVDKAMGAGAE; from the coding sequence ATGACCCACCGCCGACTCGCCGCCCTGCTGATCCTCCTGCTCTGCCCGACCACGGGCGGGGCCCAGCACGCCACCGGGGACGCCTCCGACCCGATCGGGGCGATCGACGCCGAGTTCGCCGAGAAGTTCCGGGGCCTTGAACGCGAGCGGCTCTCGAGGCTCGCCGAATTGGCCGGGACGTCGGAGGGGCCACAGGCCGTCCGGGCGTACGAAACCTACTTCCGGAGCGCCCTCGGCGCCGGGCTCTACCAGGAGGCCGAGCCGGTCGCCCAGCAACTGCTGAGCGACGGCGCCCCCTCGCCGGTGGTCCGCTACCTGGCCGAGGTCGCCAACGTCATGGCCGAGGCCGACCGGGGGGACTTCGAGCAGTCGTTCCAGAGCATCATCACCGCGGCCCAGGCCGGCCGTGACGCGAACGACGACGAGGCCGCGCTGGCCCGCCAGGCGCTGCCGGCCTCGGCCCGCCTCTCGCTGCTGGACACCTATTACCAGCGACTCGTCCAGGCCGGGCAGTACGAGATCGCCCGCAAGGCGTTCGACACCATCAAGCGGAACGCCCACGAGGGGGGCGAGCCGTCGGTCGTCGAGTACCTGGACCACCGGATCCGGCAGCTCGACATGATCGGCCGACCGGCCCCGAGCTTCGAGGGCCACGACGTCGACGGCCGGCTCGTCCGACTGGGGGACTACGCCGGCAAGCCGGTCCTGCTGGTCTTCTGGGCCACCTGGCACCGGCCGAACGTCGAGCAGGTCGCCTGGATGAAGGAGGCGATCGGCCCGTACCGCGACAAGGGCCTGCAGATCATCGGCGTCAACCTCGACTCCATGTCGGAGGCCAACCGCCCGATCGCCGAGGTGGCCCCCGAGGTCCGACGCTACGTCCTGGAGTACAACATCCCCTGGCCGAACATCATCAACACCCGGGGCGACGGCGACATCTCCGACGCCTACGGCGTGACCGAGATCCCGGCCAACGTCCTCATCGGCCGCGACGGCCTCATCTCCGCGCTCGACCTGAGCCAGTCGACCTTCGCCCGGGAGGTCGACAAGGCCATGGGGGCCGGGGCGGAGTGA
- the xylA gene encoding xylose isomerase, translated as MPEFFPDVPKIPFEGPDSKNPLAFKHYDPDELVGGKPMKDHLRFSVAYWHTFTNPLADPFGPGTALRPWDDGTPTVENASRRARAAFEFLEKLGAPFYCFHDRDVSPEGKTLKETNANLDAVAGVLKEEQQRTGVTLLWGTANLFSNPRYMHGASTSPNFDAFAFAGAQVKKMMEVTKELGGGGYTFWGGREGYSTLLNTDLKRELDHLGRFLNMAVDYKKAIGFDGQFYIEPKPMEPTKHQYDSDTESCLNFLRTYDLLGHFKLNLETNHATLAGHEMQHELRMAAASGVLGSMDANTGDPMLGWDTDQFPTNIYLTATCMLEVLEMGGWTTGGINFDAKVRRESFEPVDLFHAHIGGMDAFARGLKIAHKIREDGRLSKFVTDRYASWDSELGRKVESARATFADLESYILPKGDVTPNVSGRQEMLENLINEFI; from the coding sequence ATGCCCGAGTTCTTCCCCGACGTCCCGAAGATCCCCTTCGAAGGCCCCGACTCGAAGAATCCGCTGGCGTTCAAGCATTACGACCCGGACGAGCTCGTCGGCGGCAAGCCGATGAAGGACCACCTGCGGTTCTCCGTCGCCTACTGGCACACCTTCACCAATCCCCTGGCCGACCCCTTCGGCCCCGGCACGGCCCTCCGGCCCTGGGACGACGGCACCCCCACCGTCGAGAACGCCTCCCGGCGCGCCCGGGCCGCCTTCGAGTTCCTGGAGAAGCTCGGCGCCCCCTTCTACTGCTTCCACGACCGCGACGTCTCCCCCGAGGGGAAGACCCTCAAGGAGACCAACGCTAACCTCGACGCCGTCGCCGGGGTGCTGAAAGAGGAGCAGCAACGCACCGGCGTCACGCTGCTCTGGGGCACGGCCAACCTCTTCAGCAACCCCCGATACATGCACGGCGCCTCCACCAGCCCCAACTTCGACGCCTTCGCCTTCGCCGGCGCCCAGGTGAAGAAGATGATGGAAGTCACCAAGGAACTCGGCGGCGGCGGCTACACCTTCTGGGGGGGCCGGGAGGGCTACTCGACGCTGCTCAACACCGACCTGAAGCGCGAGCTGGACCACCTCGGCCGGTTCCTGAACATGGCCGTCGACTACAAGAAGGCGATCGGCTTCGACGGCCAGTTCTACATCGAGCCCAAGCCGATGGAGCCGACCAAGCACCAGTACGACAGCGACACCGAGAGCTGCCTGAACTTCCTCCGCACCTACGACCTGCTCGGCCACTTCAAGCTCAACCTGGAGACCAACCACGCCACCCTCGCCGGCCACGAGATGCAGCACGAGCTGCGGATGGCCGCCGCCTCCGGCGTGCTCGGCTCGATGGACGCCAACACCGGCGACCCCATGCTCGGCTGGGACACCGACCAGTTCCCCACCAACATCTACCTGACCGCCACCTGCATGCTCGAGGTCCTGGAGATGGGCGGCTGGACCACCGGCGGCATCAACTTCGACGCCAAAGTCCGCCGCGAGTCCTTCGAGCCGGTCGACCTCTTCCACGCCCACATCGGCGGCATGGACGCCTTCGCCCGGGGCCTGAAGATCGCCCACAAGATCCGGGAGGACGGCCGCCTCTCGAAGTTCGTCACCGACCGCTACGCCAGCTGGGACTCCGAACTCGGCCGCAAGGTCGAGTCGGCCCGGGCCACCTTCGCCGACCTGGAGTCCTACATCCTGCCCAAGGGGGACGTCACCCCCAACGTCAGCGGCCGCCAGGAGATGCTGGAGAACCTCATCAACGAGTTCATCTGA
- a CDS encoding PHP domain-containing protein, with the protein MSRRRPRPRPLPRADRGADLHVHSTHSDGTYSPGEVVRAAAAVGLSAVAITDHDTLSAVGIARPEAARVGVELIAGVELGALDDGREVHVLGHFIDPDDPALRSATDALRAARRERLDRMIERLGELGLVVDPEALRRTFPRSALGRKHLADSLVRTGQVASHRLVFSKYLGDEGPAAVPKPGPTVAEAIALIRGAGGVAGLPHPPYDLSMERLASYRDAGLAALEVDGPGVDRRRSTRWRGIADRLGLVPIAGSDFHAPDRPGRWVGAIATPTADLDRLRSLAGRG; encoded by the coding sequence ATGAGCCGGAGACGCCCCCGGCCCCGCCCCCTGCCCCGGGCCGACCGGGGCGCCGACCTGCACGTCCACTCGACCCACTCCGACGGCACCTATTCCCCCGGCGAGGTCGTCCGGGCCGCCGCCGCCGTCGGCCTCTCGGCGGTGGCGATCACCGACCACGACACCCTCTCGGCCGTCGGCATCGCCCGGCCCGAGGCCGCACGGGTCGGCGTCGAGCTGATCGCCGGGGTCGAGCTGGGCGCACTGGACGACGGCCGGGAGGTCCACGTCCTCGGCCATTTCATCGACCCCGACGACCCCGCGTTGCGGTCGGCCACCGACGCCCTCCGTGCCGCCCGTCGGGAGCGGCTGGACCGGATGATCGAGCGGCTCGGGGAACTCGGCCTGGTCGTGGATCCGGAGGCCCTCCGTCGCACCTTCCCCCGATCGGCCCTGGGGCGGAAACACCTGGCCGACTCCCTCGTCCGGACGGGACAGGTCGCCTCGCACCGGCTCGTCTTCTCGAAGTACCTCGGCGACGAGGGCCCCGCCGCCGTGCCCAAGCCGGGGCCGACGGTGGCCGAGGCGATCGCGCTGATCCGGGGGGCCGGCGGCGTTGCGGGGCTGCCGCATCCGCCCTATGATCTGTCGATGGAGCGGCTGGCCTCCTATCGGGACGCCGGCCTCGCGGCCCTGGAGGTCGACGGGCCCGGCGTGGACCGTCGTCGATCGACCCGATGGCGGGGGATCGCCGATCGGCTCGGGCTCGTCCCGATCGCCGGGTCTGACTTCCACGCCCCCGATCGCCCCGGGCGCTGGGTCGGCGCCATCGCCACCCCGACGGCGGACCTCGACCGGCTCCGGTCGCTCGCCGGCCGGGGCTGA
- a CDS encoding O-acetyl-ADP-ribose deacetylase — protein MSSDPTNDRIRVVQGDITSLAVGAIVNAANETLLGGGGVDGAIHKAAGPKLMEECRTLEGCPTGQARITGGYDLPAPHVIHAVGPRYQGGSSGEAALLRSCYLESLTLANQHGIETLAFPCISTGIFGYPKDEACAIAIDAVRIFLRAHELPREVTFCCFDEDEAKRYRAELDSGGIELA, from the coding sequence ATGTCGTCCGACCCGACCAACGACCGCATCCGAGTCGTCCAGGGGGACATCACCTCGCTCGCCGTCGGGGCGATCGTCAACGCGGCCAACGAGACGCTGCTCGGGGGCGGAGGGGTCGACGGCGCGATCCACAAGGCCGCCGGGCCGAAGCTGATGGAGGAATGTCGGACCCTGGAAGGGTGCCCCACCGGCCAGGCCCGGATCACCGGGGGCTACGACCTGCCCGCCCCCCACGTCATCCACGCCGTCGGCCCGAGATATCAGGGCGGCAGCTCCGGGGAGGCCGCCCTGCTCCGCTCCTGCTACCTGGAGTCGCTGACGCTCGCCAACCAGCACGGGATCGAGACGCTCGCCTTCCCCTGCATCTCGACCGGCATCTTCGGCTACCCCAAGGATGAGGCCTGCGCCATCGCGATCGACGCCGTCCGGATCTTCCTCCGGGCCCACGAGCTTCCCCGGGAGGTCACCTTCTGCTGCTTCGACGAGGACGAGGCGAAGCGGTATCGCGCCGAGCTGGACAGCGGGGGGATCGAACTCGCCTGA
- the ftsY gene encoding signal recognition particle-docking protein FtsY: MAFKDILDRFKKGLARTARLFDVRSWFGRKVDQDFLDELEAKLIRADVGVKATEILIDRVREAFADKTADEDLLDFLKQEMKALLQDPKAGALAKATTNPTVILVAGVNGSGKTTSIAKLAQRLKDEGNSILLGACDTFRAAAADQLAIWAERSGSDIVRGNPGADPASVAHDACDRALARKVDYLIVDTAGRLHTQAHLMRELEKVRGIISRKIEGAPHEALLVLDATNGQNAIQQAKFFTQSIDCSGVILTKLDGTAKGGIVVAVRQQTDLPVKFVGIGEGIDDLQPFDPDAFVESLFS, translated from the coding sequence ATGGCCTTCAAAGACATCCTCGACCGCTTCAAGAAGGGCCTCGCCCGGACCGCCAGGCTGTTCGACGTCCGCTCCTGGTTCGGCCGCAAGGTCGACCAGGACTTCCTCGACGAGCTGGAGGCCAAGCTGATCCGGGCCGACGTGGGGGTGAAGGCGACCGAGATCCTCATCGACCGCGTCCGGGAGGCGTTCGCCGACAAGACGGCCGACGAGGACCTGCTCGACTTCCTGAAGCAGGAGATGAAGGCCCTGCTCCAGGATCCCAAGGCCGGGGCGCTGGCGAAGGCGACCACCAACCCGACGGTCATCCTCGTGGCCGGGGTGAACGGCTCGGGCAAGACGACCTCGATCGCCAAGCTCGCCCAGCGGCTCAAGGACGAGGGGAACTCGATCCTGCTGGGGGCCTGCGACACCTTCCGGGCCGCCGCCGCCGACCAGCTCGCCATCTGGGCCGAGCGCTCCGGCTCGGACATCGTCCGGGGCAACCCCGGCGCCGACCCGGCCTCCGTGGCCCACGACGCCTGCGACCGGGCCCTCGCCCGCAAGGTCGATTACCTGATCGTCGACACCGCCGGCCGCCTCCACACCCAGGCCCACCTCATGAGGGAGCTGGAGAAGGTCCGGGGCATCATCTCCCGCAAGATCGAGGGGGCCCCGCACGAGGCCCTGCTCGTGCTCGACGCCACCAACGGCCAGAACGCCATCCAGCAGGCGAAGTTCTTCACCCAGTCGATCGACTGCTCCGGCGTCATCCTCACCAAGCTCGACGGCACCGCCAAGGGGGGCATCGTTGTCGCCGTCCGCCAGCAGACCGATCTGCCCGTGAAGTTCGTCGGCATCGGCGAGGGGATCGACGACCTCCAGCCGTTCGACCCCGATGCCTTCGTGGAGTCCCTGTTCTCCTGA
- a CDS encoding efflux RND transporter permease subunit, translating into MLNALINFSLQNRVVVLLLAGLLVFVGVNSALRLPLDAFPDTTPNQVQINTVAPSMTPEQIELLVTYPVELALGGLKGLEEVRSISKFGLSQVVAIFDEATDIYFARQQITERLSNLRLSPGIDPPQMGPVATGLGEIYHYYLTSDAYDLTELRTLHDWVVRPRLIRVPGVAEINTLGGFAKQYEVKVDPDKLAKYHLTFDDLTLALRENNTNVGGGPVDQAGQVHLVQGVGLLHTTEDISDVVITSVGGVPIRVRDVAEVDIGHAIRRGGTTAHGKGEVVLGLAFMRMGENSREVTNALEAAMADVRQLLPPDVDVKVVYRRTDLIARVLHTVEKNLFEGAILVIAVLFAFLGNLRAGLIVAAAIPLSMLFAVSMMQRVGIAGSLMSLGAIDFGLVVDSSVVMIENCVRRLSHDRTDRPKLEVVRDAAVEVRKPTMFGELIIMVVYLPILTLEGVEGKMFRPMALTVIFALLGSMVLSLTLMPVLASFGLSKGMSEKETIIDRVAHALYRPLLDLALRNPMPTLGALVLLTLVAARIGLGLGSEFIPRLAEGSLVFNTVRLASVNLEESQRYGTRLEQILLEEFPDEIDDVWTRTGTAEVATDPMGLELSDVFVTLKPRGGWTRAVDQEDLVNQMAEVVDELPGMEAVFSQPIEQRINEMIAGIRADLGIKLFGDDLETLQSKASEIARVVEQIPGAADVSVEQVTGLPVMRIAVDRQAVSRHGVPARVVLDAIEAVGGSTVGEIFEEEGGRRFPLVVRLPEAYRDNPDALKDILIPTADGARLPLTRLVRFEDEVGPAAIPREWGKRRIIVQANVRGRDVGTFVEEARGRIASEVALPSGYAIEWGGQFENLIRARDRLNLVVPLSLILTMSLLYLTFNSLRDALLIFTGLFFATNGGVFGLWLRGMPFTISAGVGFIALNGASMLMGLVLINAVHGRMRLGMPRAEAIREAALERLRPVLMTGTVAALGFLPMALSTGFGAEVQRPLATVVVFGMASATILTMISLPVLYLLFGRGPDPDPGAIAEARGEEGGPAPAR; encoded by the coding sequence ATGCTCAACGCCCTGATCAACTTCAGCCTGCAGAACCGCGTCGTCGTCCTGCTGCTGGCCGGCCTGCTCGTCTTCGTCGGGGTGAACTCGGCGCTCAGGCTGCCGCTGGACGCCTTCCCGGACACGACGCCCAACCAGGTGCAGATCAACACCGTCGCCCCGTCGATGACCCCGGAGCAGATCGAGCTGCTGGTCACCTACCCGGTCGAGCTGGCGCTCGGCGGTCTGAAGGGCCTGGAGGAGGTGCGGTCGATCTCCAAGTTCGGGCTCTCGCAGGTGGTGGCCATTTTCGACGAGGCGACCGATATCTACTTCGCCCGGCAGCAGATCACCGAACGCCTCTCCAACCTGCGCCTGTCTCCGGGGATCGACCCCCCCCAGATGGGGCCCGTTGCCACCGGCCTGGGGGAGATCTACCACTACTACCTGACCAGCGACGCCTACGACCTGACCGAGCTGAGGACGCTGCACGACTGGGTCGTCCGCCCCCGCCTGATCCGGGTGCCGGGCGTGGCCGAGATCAACACCCTGGGGGGCTTCGCCAAGCAGTACGAGGTGAAGGTCGACCCCGACAAGCTGGCCAAGTACCACCTGACCTTCGACGACCTGACGCTCGCCCTGAGGGAGAACAACACCAACGTCGGCGGCGGGCCGGTCGACCAGGCCGGGCAGGTCCACCTGGTGCAGGGGGTCGGGCTCTTGCACACGACGGAGGACATCTCCGACGTGGTCATCACCTCCGTCGGCGGCGTGCCGATCCGGGTCCGGGACGTGGCCGAGGTCGACATCGGCCACGCCATCCGACGGGGCGGCACCACCGCCCACGGCAAGGGGGAGGTGGTCCTCGGCCTCGCCTTCATGAGGATGGGGGAGAACTCCCGGGAGGTGACCAATGCGCTGGAGGCCGCGATGGCGGACGTCCGGCAACTCCTGCCGCCGGATGTGGACGTGAAGGTGGTCTACCGCCGGACCGACCTGATCGCGCGGGTCCTGCACACCGTGGAGAAGAACCTGTTCGAGGGGGCGATCCTGGTGATCGCCGTGCTCTTCGCATTCCTCGGCAACCTGAGGGCCGGGCTGATCGTCGCCGCCGCGATCCCGCTGTCGATGCTCTTCGCCGTCTCGATGATGCAGCGGGTGGGGATCGCCGGCAGCCTGATGAGCCTCGGGGCGATCGACTTCGGCCTGGTGGTCGATAGCTCGGTCGTGATGATCGAGAACTGCGTGCGGAGGCTCTCGCACGACCGGACCGACCGCCCGAAGCTGGAGGTCGTCCGGGACGCCGCCGTCGAGGTCCGCAAGCCGACGATGTTCGGCGAGCTGATCATCATGGTCGTCTACCTGCCGATCCTCACGCTCGAAGGGGTCGAGGGGAAGATGTTCCGGCCGATGGCGCTGACGGTGATCTTCGCCCTGCTCGGCTCGATGGTCCTGTCGCTGACGCTCATGCCGGTGCTCGCCTCCTTCGGCCTGAGCAAGGGGATGTCGGAGAAGGAGACGATCATCGACCGGGTCGCCCACGCCCTCTATCGCCCGTTGCTCGACCTGGCCTTGCGGAACCCCATGCCGACGCTCGGGGCGCTGGTGCTGCTGACCCTGGTCGCGGCCCGGATCGGCCTGGGGCTGGGCTCGGAGTTCATCCCGAGGCTGGCGGAGGGCTCCCTCGTCTTCAACACCGTCCGCCTGGCGAGCGTGAACCTGGAGGAGTCGCAGCGCTACGGGACGAGGCTGGAGCAGATCCTGCTGGAGGAGTTTCCCGACGAGATCGACGACGTCTGGACCCGCACCGGCACCGCCGAGGTCGCCACCGATCCGATGGGGCTGGAACTGAGCGACGTGTTCGTCACCCTCAAGCCGCGGGGGGGCTGGACCCGGGCGGTCGACCAGGAGGATCTGGTCAACCAGATGGCCGAGGTCGTCGACGAGCTGCCGGGCATGGAGGCCGTCTTCAGCCAGCCGATCGAGCAGCGGATCAACGAGATGATCGCCGGCATCCGCGCCGACCTGGGCATCAAGCTGTTCGGGGACGACCTGGAGACGCTCCAGTCAAAGGCGTCGGAGATTGCCCGGGTGGTCGAGCAGATCCCCGGCGCGGCCGACGTGAGCGTCGAGCAGGTCACCGGCCTGCCGGTCATGAGGATCGCGGTCGACCGCCAGGCCGTCTCCCGGCACGGCGTCCCGGCCCGGGTGGTGCTCGACGCGATCGAGGCGGTCGGCGGCTCGACGGTCGGCGAGATCTTCGAGGAGGAGGGGGGCCGGCGGTTCCCGCTGGTCGTCCGACTGCCGGAGGCCTACCGGGACAACCCCGACGCCCTGAAGGACATCCTCATCCCCACCGCGGACGGGGCCCGGCTCCCCCTGACGAGGCTGGTCCGGTTCGAGGACGAGGTCGGCCCGGCGGCCATCCCCCGGGAGTGGGGCAAGCGCCGGATCATCGTCCAGGCGAACGTCCGGGGCCGCGACGTGGGCACCTTCGTCGAGGAGGCCCGGGGGAGGATCGCCTCGGAGGTCGCCCTGCCCTCCGGCTACGCGATCGAGTGGGGGGGCCAGTTCGAGAACCTGATCCGGGCCCGGGACCGACTGAACCTGGTGGTGCCGCTCTCGCTGATCCTGACGATGAGCCTGCTGTACCTGACGTTCAACTCGCTGCGGGATGCGCTGCTGATCTTCACCGGCCTGTTCTTCGCCACCAACGGCGGGGTCTTCGGGCTCTGGCTGCGGGGCATGCCGTTCACGATCTCGGCCGGGGTCGGGTTCATCGCCCTGAACGGGGCGTCGATGCTGATGGGGCTGGTCCTGATCAACGCCGTCCACGGCCGGATGCGGCTGGGGATGCCCAGGGCGGAGGCGATCCGGGAAGCCGCCCTGGAGCGGCTCCGCCCGGTCCTGATGACCGGCACGGTCGCGGCGCTCGGGTTCCTGCCGATGGCCCTCTCCACGGGCTTCGGGGCCGAGGTCCAGCGACCGCTGGCCACGGTCGTCGTCTTCGGCATGGCTTCGGCCACGATCCTGACGATGATCTCCCTGCCGGTGCTCTACCTCCTCTTCGGCCGGGGCCCCGACCCCGACCCCGGTGCGATCGCCGAGGCCCGGGGGGAGGAGGGCGGCCCGGCCCCGGCCCGATGA
- the nusB gene encoding transcription antitermination factor NusB yields the protein MTRRTRGREIALQVLYQLEQNPDIPPEEVRGFIHRRLRDPELRRYADEMISGVRSNQRRLDELIGKVAENWSLERMAAIDRNILRLGAFELLHRPEAPVKVVINEALELAKRYSTAQSSRFVNGILDRLQGPALESRGGTPPADPDAPAEEAPPDSQAEPGPEPDPS from the coding sequence ATGACTCGACGCACCCGAGGACGAGAGATCGCGCTTCAAGTCCTCTACCAACTGGAGCAGAACCCCGACATCCCCCCCGAGGAGGTCAGAGGGTTCATCCACCGCCGCCTGCGCGATCCCGAGCTGCGTCGCTACGCGGACGAGATGATCTCGGGCGTCCGATCCAATCAGCGTCGGCTCGACGAATTGATCGGCAAGGTGGCCGAGAACTGGTCGCTGGAGCGGATGGCGGCGATCGACCGAAACATCCTCCGCCTGGGGGCCTTCGAGCTGCTCCATCGCCCCGAGGCGCCGGTGAAGGTGGTCATCAACGAGGCCCTGGAGCTGGCCAAGCGGTACAGCACCGCCCAGTCGAGCCGGTTCGTCAACGGCATCCTCGACCGCCTCCAGGGGCCCGCCCTCGAATCCCGGGGGGGCACCCCGCCCGCAGACCCCGACGCCCCGGCGGAAGAGGCGCCCCCCGACTCCCAGGCCGAGCCCGGCCCCGAGCCCGACCCCTCATGA
- a CDS encoding efflux RND transporter periplasmic adaptor subunit, which produces MRLVLSWLPTVAIVAAMVVVGVVIVAPELLPIPILRGDEQEAAGPEGDTSSAVADEETIDDGWYASHPAPEGPATRRVLPVVRLRSAEVAARIGLETVRSESRTVVDRVAGNAETAYDSHLFAEVTPRVRCVVREVNADHGDRFEAGRTMAVVDSAEVGSAKADYLAVRAMVDLAEETLRRTESLTAKDALPRANEVEARAQLNKSRADLLGARQKLRNLGLDDEDLARITKDRDTSSLLDVVAPIDGTVVELHAVVGEALEQNTVMFQLTDLSKLWVWIDIPESDYRLVEPGQPVTFEVPGLPGLEAEGEVEWVEASVNPGTRTVRVLGVLEDPDRQLRAGQYGRGTIVVGDPREAVVLPRSAVQDFAPGVGLVFLAREDGAYVPQRVEIRDLPEPGMVEVTWGLDADREVVSTGSFLLMTELRRDELVGD; this is translated from the coding sequence ATGCGCCTCGTCCTGTCCTGGCTGCCGACCGTCGCGATCGTCGCCGCGATGGTCGTCGTCGGAGTCGTCATCGTGGCCCCGGAGCTGCTCCCCATCCCGATCCTCAGGGGGGACGAGCAGGAGGCCGCCGGTCCGGAGGGAGACACCTCCTCTGCCGTCGCGGATGAGGAGACGATCGACGACGGTTGGTACGCCTCCCACCCGGCCCCCGAGGGGCCGGCGACCCGACGGGTGCTGCCGGTGGTCCGGCTCAGGTCGGCGGAGGTCGCGGCCCGGATCGGCCTGGAGACGGTCCGGTCGGAGTCCAGGACGGTCGTCGACCGCGTCGCCGGGAACGCCGAGACGGCCTACGACTCCCACCTCTTCGCCGAGGTGACCCCCCGGGTCCGCTGCGTCGTCCGCGAGGTGAACGCCGACCACGGGGACCGCTTCGAGGCGGGCCGGACGATGGCGGTGGTCGACTCGGCCGAGGTCGGCTCGGCCAAGGCCGACTACCTGGCCGTCCGCGCGATGGTCGACCTGGCCGAGGAGACGCTCCGGAGGACCGAGTCGCTGACGGCCAAGGACGCCCTGCCCAGGGCCAACGAGGTCGAGGCTCGGGCCCAACTGAACAAGTCCAGGGCCGACCTGCTCGGCGCCCGCCAGAAGCTCCGCAATCTCGGCCTGGACGACGAGGACCTGGCCCGGATCACCAAGGACCGGGACACCTCCTCGCTGCTGGACGTGGTGGCGCCGATCGACGGCACGGTCGTCGAGCTGCATGCGGTCGTCGGCGAGGCGCTGGAGCAGAACACGGTGATGTTCCAGCTCACCGACCTGTCGAAGCTCTGGGTCTGGATCGACATCCCGGAGTCGGACTACCGGCTCGTGGAGCCGGGGCAGCCGGTCACCTTCGAGGTTCCCGGCCTCCCGGGCCTGGAAGCCGAGGGCGAGGTCGAGTGGGTCGAGGCCTCGGTGAATCCGGGGACCCGGACCGTCCGGGTGCTCGGCGTGCTGGAGGACCCCGACCGGCAGCTCCGGGCCGGGCAGTACGGCCGGGGGACGATCGTCGTCGGCGATCCGCGCGAGGCGGTCGTGCTGCCGAGGTCGGCCGTGCAGGACTTCGCCCCGGGCGTCGGCCTGGTCTTCCTCGCCCGGGAGGACGGGGCCTATGTGCCGCAGCGGGTCGAGATCCGGGACCTCCCTGAGCCGGGGATGGTCGAGGTGACCTGGGGGCTCGACGCCGATCGGGAGGTGGTGAGCACCGGCTCCTTCCTGCTGATGACCGAACTGCGTCGGGACGAGCTCGTCGGCGATTGA